AAAAATTTATTCAGTGTTAAGAAAAGTCTACAAAAGGGCTGATAATAGATTTAATACGTAGAGATCTGCAGTATTGCCCCATATTTAAAAAtagccagggttggggatttagcgcagtggtagagtgcttgcctagctccacacacaaaaaaagccacTTAGAAAACAGAAGAACAACTGAGCaaatgaaaagacagaagcaAGATGAAAGTAAACCTATATTAGGGTAAGttgaatattttatgaaattacaCTAAAATTTACTTGGAAAAATATTTGTGGATTTTCAATAAATATCAGATAAAGAAGACTTCTGAAAAGTAAGCTCAACAACAACATTTAAAGTATCTTTTTAGCTATTATCTCATAGCGTAGCCTCGGCTGGCTTCCAGCTCATGGTTCTTCttagtctccagagtgctggttaCATGTACCTGCCACCATGTCTGTCTCTTTTAACCTAGCTTCAGTAGGTTGATCAGTTTGAGGTTGGAGAAAAAAATAGATCAGTAGAACTGAATGGGATCcatatggcattttaaatttgtagaaaaaataattattcagtaAATGTTATTGATATAATTCATTCATCATTTGGGGAGAATTAAAGATGGACCTCTCCATCCAAATGTAAAGGGCTAAGAGTTAGTCTTGCTTATTATAGCTAAGACATTTCAACCCTTTGAATAGGTAACCCATCTATACTGTGGCCTGCTCTATAGGGCTGTTGGGTAGTGCAGAACTAGACTAAGAATATACCCTCTTGTGTGGCTATTTCATCTTAAACTcaaaagttatttctttttttatatatatctttgttttgtttttcgagacagggtctctctgtagctttggagcctgtcctagactagctctgtagaccaggctggcctcgaactcacagagatccacctgcctatgcctcccgagtgctgggattacaggtgtgcgccgccgccatCACCCACCCGGCACCTAAAAGTTACTTCTGTTAATTTGTCACTTTGCTTTTTTCTTACCCTTTTCCATATACTCTTCTATTAATATGGCCATTAGTTtccctaaatgttttctttacgaACTTTGAGTTCTCCCCTGATTATTAGGGCTGTACAGCTTTTCCCAGTATCTCTTTGCCTTTTTCAGTCTTTAACATTCTGCCTTGGATGGTTTTTCTCCCTTCTTGAAGTCAGTATCAGCTGTTTAGCATGTCCACCATGTAATGTCATTTAGATTGGACACAGCAACTTCACGTGCTTACCCTCTCTCATTTCAGGTTGTGATATGGGGACTGAGGAGAAGGAGGTGCTTCCCAAGGAAGACATTTCTGAAGAGTCTGAGCCACATGGGCCAACATTAGAAAAACTTTCACAGGAGGTTTACCAGGCTCACGAGTTTGGAGCAGCAGGTGAAGAAGACATACTAGAGGGGCATTTGAGAGCATCCTCAGAAGAGCTTCTAGAGCAGATGGCTCCTCAGGAGAGAGACTTTGCATCAGGGTTGGTTGTCTTCAAGAAGCCCTCCTCAGGTGAGAAAGAGCCGGGTAGTAGTGGGAGTGACAGAGGATGCGGTCCCACCCCAAGTGTGGTGCCGTGCCATGGAGGTACTCCAGCAGAGAGGCTTAGTGTGTTCGCTACTTCTGCTCAGAACTTCATGGAGAGTGTCCAGCTTCATAACACACAGAGGACTTCTGCAGGAGAAAAGCCTCACACATGTAAAGAATGTGGAAAAGCTTTTAATCAGAACTCACATCTCATCCAGCACATGAGAGTTCACAGTGGAGAAAAACCCTTTGAATGCAAAGAATGTGGCAAGACATTTGGAACTAACTCCAGCCTTCGAAGACACCTGAGAATTCATGCTGGAGAGAAGCCCTTTGCTTGTACCGAGTGTGGGAAGGCCTTCATTCAGAGCTCACATCTTATCCACCATCatagaattcatacaggagaaaGACCTTATAAATGTGaagaatgtggtaaagccttcaGTCAGAATTCAGCCCTTATTCTGCACCAGAGAATCCACACCGGGGAGAAGCCTTATGAGTGCAATGAGTGTGGGAAGACCTTTAGGGTTAGCTCCCAGCTCATTCAGCACCAGCGGATCCACACCGAGGAGAGATACCATGAGTGCACGGAGTGTGGCAAAGCCTTCAAGCATAGCTCGGGCCTTATCAGACACCAGAAAATCCATACCGGAGAAAAGCCCTATCTGTGTAACGAATGTGGGAAAGGCTTTGGTCAGAGTTCCGAGCTTATCCgtcatcagagaattcacacaGGGGACAAGCCCTATGAGTGCAGTGAATGCGGGAAGACTTTTGGCCAGAACTCAGAGGTTATCAGACATACTAgaattcacactggggagaagccCTATGTATGCAGAGACTGTGGGAAGGCCTTCCGGGGTAATTCAGAGCTTCTCAGACACGAGAGGATCCACAccggagagaaaccttatgaatgctTTGAGTGTGGTAAGGCTTTCAGGCGGACTTCTCACCTGATTGTCCACCAGAGAATACATACCGGGGAGAAACCCCATCAGTGTAATGAGTGTGCAAGAACCTTTTGGGATAACGCGGAGCTGCTGCTGCACCAGAAGATCCAtattggagagaaaccttatgagtGTAGTGAGTGTGAGAAAACATTCAGCCAGCACTCCCAGCTTACCATCCACcagagaattcacactggagaaaagccgTACGAGTGTCAGGAATGCCAGAAGACCTTCAGTCGGAGCTCTCACCTCCTCCGACATCAGAGTGTTCACTGTGTTGAATGACTTGCATCCCCAGGAGGCATTGTGGAGAGGCTGAAGTTGGTTTCTTCATCTGTTCATAATCGACCAGGTTCCTAGAGGACGGGACCTCCCCTGCCCATCCACTGAGCTTTGTTTTGGGGGTTGGCTGAAAGTGATGAGGCAGTTAGTTTCATGAACTGTTTCCTGAGAAGTTTCAGTGttctaaattaaattataaaagttgTTTCAGGCCTTAAttctcctctgtccttctgtccctctTCACAGGGTCTGCACCTCTGTCTAGCCTAAACTGTTGCTCTTTGTGGAAGTGGGGACAGGGCTCACC
Above is a window of Onychomys torridus chromosome 8, mOncTor1.1, whole genome shotgun sequence DNA encoding:
- the Zfp3 gene encoding zinc finger protein 3 homolog, with the protein product MGTEEKEVLPKEDISEESEPHGPTLEKLSQEVYQAHEFGAAGEEDILEGHLRASSEELLEQMAPQERDFASGLVVFKKPSSGEKEPGSSGSDRGCGPTPSVVPCHGGTPAERLSVFATSAQNFMESVQLHNTQRTSAGEKPHTCKECGKAFNQNSHLIQHMRVHSGEKPFECKECGKTFGTNSSLRRHLRIHAGEKPFACTECGKAFIQSSHLIHHHRIHTGERPYKCEECGKAFSQNSALILHQRIHTGEKPYECNECGKTFRVSSQLIQHQRIHTEERYHECTECGKAFKHSSGLIRHQKIHTGEKPYLCNECGKGFGQSSELIRHQRIHTGDKPYECSECGKTFGQNSEVIRHTRIHTGEKPYVCRDCGKAFRGNSELLRHERIHTGEKPYECFECGKAFRRTSHLIVHQRIHTGEKPHQCNECARTFWDNAELLLHQKIHIGEKPYECSECEKTFSQHSQLTIHQRIHTGEKPYECQECQKTFSRSSHLLRHQSVHCVE